From the genome of Sulfitobacter sp. DSM 110093, one region includes:
- a CDS encoding MaoC family dehydratase — protein sequence MLDNMPRGTICIEDIEIGMTRHLRKVVTDTDIEMFAQVSTDHNPVHLDDDYARDTIFEGRIAHGMLTAGLISAVIGEQLPGHGTIYLGQSLKFLGPVRPGDMVLAEVTVTDIDIAKRRVKMDCRCSVDGKPVLAGEATVLAPSAKLD from the coding sequence ATGTTGGACAATATGCCGCGCGGAACGATCTGCATCGAAGACATCGAAATTGGGATGACGCGCCACCTGCGTAAGGTCGTCACCGACACGGATATCGAAATGTTCGCGCAGGTTTCGACCGATCATAACCCGGTGCATCTGGATGACGACTATGCCCGCGACACGATCTTTGAAGGGCGTATCGCCCACGGGATGCTAACGGCGGGGCTGATCTCTGCGGTGATTGGTGAGCAGCTTCCCGGCCACGGCACGATCTACCTTGGTCAATCACTCAAATTCCTCGGTCCCGTGCGCCCCGGCGACATGGTGCTGGCCGAAGTCACCGTGACCGACATAGACATCGCCAAACGCCGCGTGAAAATGGATTGCCGTTGCTCGGTTGATGGCAAACCGGTTCTTGCCGGTGAAGCGACGGTGCTCGCCCCCTCGGCCAAGCTCGACTGA
- a CDS encoding TIGR01459 family HAD-type hydrolase, which produces MTRIISALPDVSGQYDALFVDLWGCVHDGRKALPDAVAALQAYRKTGGKVVLVTNSPRPRTGVEKQLQQFGVPEDAWDSIATSGDSARSAMFRGAVGEKVWFIGNPGERKFFEPLSILDNPVEVETVPLDQAEGIVCTGPLDPMADPDVMRPEFEQAIARGLKLLCANPDIVVDRGEVREWCAGALAALYTEMGGESLYFGKPHAPIYDLARRRLATLDVDIPDNRILCIGDGILTDVKGAIGEGIDSLFITGGLAASETATTDQPDKEKLKSYLTREASAPTYAIGFLR; this is translated from the coding sequence ATGACCCGCATTATTTCCGCCCTGCCCGACGTATCCGGTCAATATGACGCGCTTTTCGTCGACCTCTGGGGCTGCGTGCATGACGGGCGCAAAGCGCTGCCCGATGCGGTGGCCGCCTTGCAGGCCTATCGCAAAACCGGCGGCAAGGTCGTGTTGGTGACCAACTCCCCCCGCCCCCGCACGGGTGTTGAGAAACAGTTGCAGCAGTTTGGCGTGCCGGAAGACGCATGGGACAGCATCGCCACATCGGGCGATTCCGCGCGCTCTGCCATGTTCCGCGGCGCGGTGGGCGAGAAGGTTTGGTTCATTGGCAATCCGGGCGAGCGCAAGTTCTTTGAGCCGCTGTCCATTCTCGACAACCCGGTGGAAGTCGAAACAGTCCCGTTGGATCAGGCCGAAGGCATCGTCTGCACCGGCCCTCTTGATCCGATGGCCGACCCCGACGTGATGCGCCCCGAATTTGAGCAGGCCATCGCGCGCGGCCTGAAACTGCTCTGCGCCAACCCCGATATCGTGGTCGACCGGGGCGAGGTGCGTGAATGGTGCGCCGGGGCGCTGGCTGCACTCTATACCGAAATGGGCGGCGAGAGCCTTTACTTCGGCAAGCCACACGCCCCGATATATGACCTTGCACGCCGCCGCCTTGCCACGCTTGACGTAGACATCCCCGACAACCGCATCCTCTGCATCGGCGACGGCATTCTTACGGATGTTAAAGGCGCGATAGGCGAGGGCATCGATTCGCTGTTCATTACCGGTGGGCTGGCCGCGTCGGAAACCGCGACCACCGATCAACCGGACAAGGAAAAGCTAAAGTCATACCTCACGCGCGAAGCCTCTGCCCCTACCTATGCGATCGGTTTCCTGCGCTAA
- a CDS encoding manganese-dependent inorganic pyrophosphatase, with protein sequence MTTLVFGHKSPDTDSTGSPIVWAWYLNEIKGIPAKPVLLGEPNTEALFMLDKWNLDKPEILTTLEADTKVVIVDTNNPAELPDNINDADITGIIDHHRLVAGLETRGPIEINIQPLACTATIMFKMIGKHWAQAPRGVKAAALSCILSDTLEFRSPTTTQEDRAIAEDIARDLGVDISDYAAEMFAAKSDVSSFSEAELLRMDSKEFDLDGTNLRVSVLETTSPAPLLERKDALMAEMPKVAEADGAAQVLLFIVDILKEEATLLVPNDMVKHIAEQSFGAEVSGDTVVLPGVMSRKKQIIPNLKM encoded by the coding sequence ATGACAACTCTTGTTTTTGGCCATAAATCCCCCGACACCGACAGCACCGGCAGCCCGATCGTTTGGGCTTGGTATCTGAATGAAATCAAAGGCATTCCCGCTAAGCCGGTCCTGCTGGGCGAGCCGAACACCGAAGCGCTGTTCATGCTCGACAAATGGAACCTTGATAAGCCCGAAATCCTGACCACGCTTGAGGCCGACACCAAGGTTGTGATCGTCGACACCAACAACCCCGCTGAACTGCCCGACAACATCAATGACGCCGATATCACCGGCATCATCGACCACCACCGTCTGGTGGCCGGGCTGGAAACACGCGGACCGATTGAGATCAACATCCAACCGCTCGCCTGCACGGCGACCATCATGTTCAAGATGATCGGCAAACACTGGGCGCAAGCCCCGCGTGGCGTCAAAGCGGCTGCCCTGTCGTGCATCCTGTCTGACACGCTGGAATTCCGCAGCCCGACCACCACGCAAGAAGACCGCGCAATCGCCGAAGACATCGCGCGGGACTTGGGCGTCGACATCAGCGACTACGCCGCGGAGATGTTCGCCGCGAAATCCGACGTGTCGTCCTTCAGCGAAGCGGAACTGCTGCGCATGGACAGCAAGGAATTCGATCTCGACGGCACCAACCTGCGCGTGAGCGTGCTGGAAACCACCTCCCCCGCGCCGCTGCTGGAGCGTAAGGACGCACTGATGGCCGAGATGCCGAAAGTGGCCGAAGCCGACGGTGCCGCGCAGGTGCTCTTGTTCATCGTCGATATCCTGAAAGAAGAGGCGACGCTGCTGGTGCCCAACGACATGGTCAAACACATCGCCGAGCAGAGCTTTGGCGCCGAGGTCTCCGGCGACACGGTCGTGCTGCCCGGCGTGATGAGCCGCAAAAAGCAGATCATTCCCAACCTTAAGATGTAA
- a CDS encoding MmcQ/YjbR family DNA-binding protein: MTRDEFNAFCAALPQTTHVVQWGNADVWKVGGKVFAICGWAEDAPAFTFKVTELGFEVLSDSPGLRPAPYLASRGLKWIQHYAEPGLSEDSLRDHIRASYDMIAAALTKKKRAELGL; encoded by the coding sequence ATGACCCGCGATGAATTCAACGCCTTCTGCGCCGCCCTGCCCCAGACAACCCATGTTGTGCAATGGGGCAACGCAGATGTTTGGAAGGTCGGCGGCAAGGTCTTTGCCATCTGCGGCTGGGCCGAGGATGCGCCCGCCTTTACCTTCAAGGTGACCGAACTTGGATTCGAGGTGCTTTCAGACAGTCCCGGACTGCGTCCCGCCCCCTATCTGGCCTCACGCGGGTTGAAATGGATACAGCATTACGCCGAACCCGGCCTAAGCGAAGACAGCCTGCGTGATCACATACGTGCCTCCTATGACATGATCGCCGCCGCCCTTACAAAAAAGAAGCGCGCTGAACTGGGCCTCTAG
- a CDS encoding DUF2161 family putative PD-(D/E)XK-type phosphodiesterase: protein MSTPRETDLYPPIKAFLEEQGYVVKAEVGAADVVAVRGAEPPVVVELKLGFSLALFHQCLARLKVSDDVYLAVARQPGKRFAKAVKDNVTLARRLGLGLITVRLSDGLVEVHCDPGPYAPRKNVKRAAMLLREFARRQGDPNDGGQTRAGLVTAYRQDALKLAMFLFEAGASKGADVARATGVSAATRMMRDDHYGWFEKVDKGIYGLTPSGAEAVATAGRILGAG, encoded by the coding sequence ATGAGCACCCCTCGCGAAACCGATCTTTACCCGCCGATCAAGGCTTTCCTTGAGGAACAAGGCTATGTGGTCAAAGCCGAAGTCGGCGCGGCGGATGTGGTGGCGGTGCGTGGGGCAGAGCCGCCTGTGGTTGTGGAGTTAAAGCTCGGCTTTTCGCTGGCGCTGTTTCATCAATGCTTGGCGAGGCTCAAGGTGTCTGATGACGTCTACCTTGCCGTGGCCCGCCAACCCGGCAAACGCTTTGCCAAGGCGGTGAAGGACAACGTCACGCTGGCGCGGCGGCTCGGGCTGGGGCTGATTACAGTGCGGCTGTCGGACGGATTGGTTGAGGTGCATTGCGACCCCGGCCCCTACGCCCCGCGCAAGAATGTCAAACGGGCGGCGATGCTCTTGCGCGAATTCGCGCGGCGGCAGGGGGATCCCAATGATGGCGGCCAAACCCGCGCGGGGCTGGTCACCGCCTACCGTCAGGATGCGCTGAAGTTGGCGATGTTTCTTTTTGAGGCCGGGGCGAGCAAAGGCGCGGATGTGGCTCGGGCGACCGGTGTCTCGGCGGCAACCCGCATGATGCGCGACGACCACTATGGTTGGTTTGAAAAGGTCGACAAGGGCATATACGGGCTTACCCCATCAGGGGCTGAAGCCGTGGCGACAGCGGGTCGCATTCTGGGCGCTGGTTAA
- the groES gene encoding co-chaperone GroES, whose product MALKPLHDRVLVKRTESEEKTAGGLIIPDSAKEKPSEGEVVAVGTGARKDNGELIEMAVAPGDKILFGKWSGTEVTVEGEEMLMMKESDIMGIIA is encoded by the coding sequence ATGGCATTGAAACCGCTTCATGACCGTGTGCTGGTAAAGCGCACAGAAAGCGAAGAGAAAACCGCCGGCGGGTTGATCATCCCTGATTCCGCCAAAGAAAAGCCTTCCGAAGGTGAAGTCGTTGCCGTGGGCACCGGCGCACGCAAGGACAACGGCGAGCTGATCGAAATGGCCGTCGCACCCGGCGACAAAATCCTGTTCGGCAAATGGTCCGGCACAGAGGTCACCGTCGAAGGCGAAGAAATGCTGATGATGAAAGAAAGCGACATCATGGGGATCATCGCGTAA
- the groL gene encoding chaperonin GroEL (60 kDa chaperone family; promotes refolding of misfolded polypeptides especially under stressful conditions; forms two stacked rings of heptamers to form a barrel-shaped 14mer; ends can be capped by GroES; misfolded proteins enter the barrel where they are refolded when GroES binds) has protein sequence MAAKDVKFDTDARNRMLKGVNILADAVKVTLGPKGRNVVLDKSFGAPRITKDGVSVAKEIELEDKFENMGAQMVKEVASRTNDEAGDGTTTATVLAQAIVKEGMKSVAAGMNPMDLKRGIDLATSKVVEAIRAAARDVSDSDEVAQVGTISANGEREIGRQIADAMQKVGNEGVITVEENKGLETETDVVEGMQFDRGYLSPYFVTNSDKMTVELEDAIILLHEKKLSSLQPMVPLLEQVIQSQKPLLIIAEDVEGEALATLVVNKLRGGLKIAAVKAPGFGDRRKAMLQDLAVLTGGQVISEDLGMKLESVTMDMLGSAKKVAITKDETTVVDGAGEKAEIEARVAQIRNQIEETTSDYDREKLQERVAKLAGGVAVIRVGGMTEVEVKERKDRVDDALNATRAAVQEGIVVGGGVALVQAGKKLEGLAGDNNDQNVGISIVRKALEAPLRQIAENAGVDGSVVAGKIRESDDLKFGFNAQTEEYGDMFKFGVIDPAKVVRTALQDAASIAGLLITTEAMVADRPSKEGAGAAMPDMGGMGGMGGMM, from the coding sequence ATGGCTGCTAAGGACGTCAAATTTGACACCGATGCCCGCAACCGGATGCTCAAGGGTGTTAACATCCTCGCCGATGCGGTGAAAGTCACACTCGGCCCCAAAGGCCGGAACGTGGTTCTGGACAAATCCTTCGGCGCACCGCGCATCACCAAAGACGGTGTATCCGTGGCGAAGGAAATCGAACTGGAAGACAAGTTCGAAAACATGGGCGCACAGATGGTCAAGGAAGTTGCTTCCCGGACCAATGACGAAGCAGGCGACGGCACCACCACCGCGACTGTTTTGGCCCAGGCCATCGTCAAAGAAGGCATGAAATCGGTTGCCGCTGGCATGAACCCGATGGACCTGAAGCGCGGCATCGACCTCGCAACTTCCAAAGTCGTCGAAGCGATCCGCGCCGCGGCCCGTGACGTATCCGACAGCGACGAAGTCGCACAGGTTGGCACCATCTCCGCCAACGGCGAGCGTGAAATCGGTCGTCAGATCGCAGACGCGATGCAGAAAGTCGGCAACGAGGGTGTCATCACCGTCGAAGAGAACAAAGGTCTGGAAACAGAGACCGATGTCGTCGAAGGCATGCAGTTCGACCGCGGCTACCTGAGCCCCTATTTCGTCACCAACTCCGACAAAATGACTGTCGAGCTGGAAGACGCGATCATCCTGCTGCACGAGAAGAAATTGTCGAGCCTTCAGCCGATGGTTCCGCTGCTCGAGCAGGTGATCCAGTCGCAGAAACCGCTTTTGATCATCGCGGAAGACGTTGAGGGCGAAGCCCTGGCGACACTCGTCGTGAACAAGCTGCGTGGCGGTCTGAAGATTGCTGCTGTGAAGGCACCGGGCTTCGGTGACCGTCGTAAAGCCATGCTGCAAGACCTCGCGGTTCTGACCGGTGGTCAGGTGATCTCCGAAGATCTGGGCATGAAGCTTGAGTCCGTGACCATGGACATGCTGGGTTCGGCCAAGAAAGTCGCGATCACCAAAGACGAGACCACTGTTGTTGATGGCGCGGGCGAGAAGGCCGAGATCGAAGCACGTGTTGCTCAGATCCGTAACCAGATCGAAGAAACCACCTCCGACTACGACCGTGAGAAGCTGCAAGAGCGCGTTGCCAAACTGGCAGGCGGTGTTGCTGTGATCCGCGTCGGTGGCATGACCGAAGTCGAAGTGAAAGAGCGCAAAGACCGCGTAGACGACGCCCTGAACGCGACACGTGCCGCTGTTCAAGAAGGCATCGTTGTTGGCGGTGGTGTTGCTCTGGTTCAGGCGGGCAAAAAGCTCGAAGGCCTGGCTGGCGACAACAACGATCAAAACGTTGGTATCTCCATCGTGCGCAAAGCACTGGAAGCACCGCTGCGTCAGATCGCTGAAAACGCTGGTGTCGACGGTTCGGTTGTTGCCGGCAAAATCCGCGAAAGCGACGACCTGAAGTTCGGCTTCAACGCTCAGACCGAAGAATATGGCGACATGTTCAAGTTCGGCGTTATCGACCCGGCCAAAGTCGTTCGCACAGCTCTGCAAGATGCGGCGTCCATCGCTGGTCTGCTGATCACCACCGAGGCGATGGTTGCTGACCGTCCGTCCAAGGAAGGTGCCGGCGCTGCTATGCCCGACATGGGTGGCATGGGCGGTATGGGCGGCATGATGTAA
- a CDS encoding response regulator, with protein MKTTAAKFLIVDDDKVSVMAMQRAMRKLKIVNETAVCHDGQHALEFLAEEVKRHGRLPPYIITLDLNMPRMGGLEFLEIVRADPALERMVIFVFTTSDMPTDVQSAYSKNIAGYIVKENPSETFANALDMLNAYARIVELPC; from the coding sequence ATGAAAACGACTGCCGCAAAATTTCTTATTGTTGATGATGACAAAGTCAGCGTGATGGCCATGCAACGGGCGATGCGCAAGCTAAAAATCGTGAACGAAACGGCGGTCTGCCACGACGGTCAACATGCGCTGGAGTTTCTGGCGGAGGAGGTAAAACGGCATGGGCGTCTGCCGCCTTACATTATCACCCTAGACCTAAATATGCCGCGTATGGGCGGCTTGGAATTTTTGGAAATCGTCAGGGCCGATCCCGCATTGGAGCGTATGGTGATCTTCGTTTTCACAACCTCTGATATGCCCACAGACGTTCAATCAGCCTATAGCAAGAATATTGCTGGCTATATCGTAAAGGAAAACCCGTCAGAAACCTTTGCCAATGCGTTGGATATGCTCAATGCCTATGCGCGGATTGTCGAATTGCCGTGTTGA
- a CDS encoding ATP-binding protein has product MPMMALSQRIERSLNGAFLLIEQLTQTDATASSVSLEKGLAMKIDEVIELLDDLKDLGIPSPLVVRLEGQLQALQRATAATLLSHREMRLIDTQIAAALDRAEQLQEQSHLIIDDLAYQLSTRTEALLSEADVNRASVNNALAELSSDFSDLMLNARTLNDIRLSIDALNNIIINQGLQEKPLRLERAKLLVNEHLQNAITRLPHIAEMDARQSLARQIAALRDDLLDPLNGFFVHTAARLRFRDSFNALQAEHLPMIVELSNLSSDLTQSTLQFVDRATDNLSNTIHRVIWIVGLTVIFALIAIVLTNGLVIERQFNRRIQRLTNSVTAIAKGDLDHPITVCGRDELGEMARALVVFRRTAEELRRSNIELEKFAYVAAHDLRSPLRAVHELSLWVLEDDENALSEESREYLLMAQQRIDRLNRLLNDLLDYARAGQDHPVPEPVNIGQLVSDQARFIDTKGRFKITFSGTDQPIDVQLSPLQQILGNLISNAIKHHDRGHGTIHVNAKIASDRLILTVQDDGPGIELRHQEKIFELFQTLKSRDEVEGSGLGLAIVSKLAIHQKGKVSLISNPDKGRGSAFVVELPQVPPSQRPAPPLAAAA; this is encoded by the coding sequence ATGCCGATGATGGCTCTTTCGCAACGCATCGAGCGGTCATTAAACGGCGCCTTCCTCCTTATTGAACAGCTAACCCAAACAGATGCCACAGCTTCGTCCGTTAGCCTTGAGAAAGGCTTGGCCATGAAGATTGACGAAGTCATTGAGCTGCTGGATGACCTTAAGGATTTGGGAATACCCTCGCCGCTCGTGGTACGGTTAGAGGGGCAATTACAAGCGTTGCAGCGTGCTACTGCCGCAACGCTTCTGAGCCATCGGGAAATGCGACTTATCGATACCCAAATTGCAGCGGCCCTTGATCGCGCCGAGCAATTACAGGAGCAAAGCCATTTAATTATTGATGACCTGGCTTATCAACTTTCAACAAGGACTGAAGCACTCTTAAGCGAAGCGGATGTAAATCGCGCTTCGGTCAATAACGCCCTCGCGGAGCTCAGCTCAGATTTTTCTGACCTGATGCTAAACGCGCGTACACTAAATGATATTCGCCTGAGTATTGACGCACTTAACAACATTATTATCAACCAGGGCCTGCAAGAAAAACCGCTTCGTCTCGAACGCGCAAAGCTCTTGGTAAACGAGCATTTGCAAAATGCCATTACCCGTCTTCCTCACATTGCTGAAATGGACGCGCGGCAATCGTTGGCACGTCAAATCGCCGCGCTACGCGACGACCTACTCGATCCCCTAAATGGCTTTTTTGTACATACAGCAGCACGTTTACGATTTCGCGATAGTTTCAATGCGTTGCAAGCGGAACACCTGCCCATGATTGTCGAGCTATCTAACCTGTCTTCAGACCTGACGCAGAGCACTTTGCAGTTTGTAGATCGCGCAACGGACAACCTAAGCAATACAATTCACCGGGTCATTTGGATTGTTGGCCTTACCGTGATCTTTGCCCTTATCGCCATCGTACTGACCAACGGATTGGTGATCGAGCGACAATTCAACCGTCGCATCCAAAGGTTAACCAATTCCGTCACAGCCATCGCCAAAGGGGACCTTGATCACCCCATTACCGTTTGCGGACGCGATGAACTGGGAGAGATGGCCCGCGCTTTGGTCGTGTTTCGCCGTACGGCAGAGGAACTGCGCCGCTCCAACATTGAGCTCGAGAAGTTTGCCTATGTGGCCGCGCATGATTTGCGCTCTCCCCTGCGCGCGGTGCATGAATTAAGCCTCTGGGTGCTGGAGGACGATGAAAACGCCCTCAGCGAAGAAAGTCGCGAATATTTACTGATGGCTCAACAGCGTATTGATCGCCTGAACCGATTGCTGAACGATTTGTTGGACTATGCCCGTGCTGGCCAAGATCACCCCGTTCCCGAGCCGGTGAATATCGGGCAGCTGGTGTCAGACCAAGCACGCTTTATCGATACCAAAGGTCGGTTCAAAATCACCTTCAGCGGCACTGACCAACCGATAGACGTGCAACTCTCGCCGTTGCAACAAATTCTCGGAAACCTCATCTCAAACGCGATCAAGCATCATGACCGCGGCCATGGGACAATTCATGTCAACGCCAAGATCGCCAGCGATCGCTTGATCTTAACTGTACAAGATGATGGGCCTGGAATCGAACTGCGGCATCAAGAAAAGATATTTGAATTATTCCAAACCCTTAAATCACGTGATGAAGTTGAAGGGAGCGGACTTGGCCTTGCAATCGTAAGTAAGCTGGCAATCCATCAAAAAGGTAAAGTCAGCTTGATATCGAACCCTGACAAAGGCCGCGGTTCTGCCTTTGTTGTCGAACTGCCTCAGGTGCCGCCATCGCAACGTCCTGCTCCGCCTTTGGCGGCGGCAGCATGA
- a CDS encoding extracellular solute-binding protein, producing the protein MTLGLGAGLGAMVVGPAFGGAAIDVQVAAQAREVADKSRPLSVLLPQGSRANLGPVAAAFTAQTGVKVTLKEVHIDQINAELMLNSVLGEAKYDVALPATFGVADLVAAGAIHPLDNYAARYEPKEFRNAMLYQEGDRFDGQTYGFQTDGDAYVMFYHREMLHDPDTQARYADRFGYSLATPNTWEELDRQIRFFNAPAAGRYGGLLFRTPGYLAWEWWVRFHAKGYWPLSPDMTPQIAEEAGITALEELIAITDCLVPETSSLGLFENWSRYAKGDVYCNIGWGGTQKYLNAPQSPMRGRMVHGPTPGGRVRNEVLPAPYFNWGWSFVVSTASTQKELGYLFALFAVTPAMSTLAVRQPDGFFDPYREEHYRDPGVQDAYSEPFLKVQRATLKGAIPDLYLKGQSEYFQTLGRGLDRALHGDVTPQVALTRVAQQWQLITSRAGRESQVKRWSQLRSKYPPDARRLLRDVA; encoded by the coding sequence ATGACTTTGGGCCTGGGGGCCGGACTGGGCGCGATGGTAGTCGGGCCAGCATTCGGTGGCGCGGCGATCGATGTGCAGGTGGCTGCACAGGCGCGTGAAGTGGCGGACAAAAGCCGCCCTCTTTCAGTGCTGTTGCCGCAAGGGTCGCGTGCTAATCTTGGACCGGTTGCCGCAGCTTTTACGGCCCAAACCGGGGTCAAAGTTACTTTGAAAGAGGTGCATATTGATCAAATTAACGCCGAACTGATGCTAAATAGCGTATTGGGTGAAGCGAAATACGATGTCGCCCTACCTGCTACTTTTGGCGTGGCTGACCTTGTAGCGGCGGGTGCTATCCACCCCTTGGACAACTATGCCGCGCGTTACGAGCCCAAGGAATTCCGTAACGCGATGCTCTATCAAGAGGGCGATAGATTTGATGGTCAGACTTATGGTTTCCAAACTGACGGCGACGCATATGTAATGTTTTACCACCGCGAAATGCTGCACGACCCTGATACGCAGGCACGTTATGCAGATCGCTTTGGCTATTCTCTTGCCACACCAAATACTTGGGAGGAGTTGGATCGGCAGATTCGGTTTTTTAATGCGCCAGCGGCTGGCCGCTATGGCGGGTTGTTGTTCCGCACACCCGGCTACCTCGCATGGGAATGGTGGGTTCGGTTCCATGCGAAAGGTTACTGGCCTCTTTCGCCCGATATGACACCGCAAATTGCGGAGGAGGCGGGCATAACGGCTTTGGAGGAATTGATTGCGATTACAGACTGTCTCGTTCCCGAGACGTCCAGTCTTGGGTTGTTTGAAAATTGGTCGCGATATGCGAAGGGCGATGTGTATTGTAACATTGGCTGGGGCGGCACGCAGAAATACCTGAACGCTCCACAATCACCGATGCGGGGGCGAATGGTGCATGGCCCCACGCCGGGCGGGAGAGTTAGGAATGAAGTACTGCCGGCCCCCTATTTTAACTGGGGGTGGAGCTTTGTCGTGAGTACGGCGTCAACCCAGAAGGAACTTGGTTACTTATTTGCTCTCTTTGCGGTCACGCCAGCTATGTCGACGCTCGCTGTCCGGCAACCGGACGGATTTTTCGATCCTTACCGTGAAGAACACTACAGGGATCCGGGCGTGCAAGATGCCTATTCGGAGCCTTTTTTAAAGGTGCAGCGCGCTACGCTGAAGGGGGCCATTCCTGATCTCTACCTCAAGGGGCAATCAGAGTATTTTCAAACGTTGGGGAGAGGGTTGGACAGGGCTCTGCACGGGGACGTGACGCCGCAGGTGGCCTTAACGCGAGTGGCCCAACAGTGGCAGCTTATCACGAGCCGGGCAGGGCGTGAGAGTCAGGTTAAGAGATGGAGCCAACTTCGTAGTAAATACCCGCCAGACGCGCGCCGTTTGCTGCGGGATGTCGCATAA
- a CDS encoding DMT family transporter: MQLFLLSALTMCAFAANSILTRMAIDGGHIDPAGFALVRVGAGAIVLAVLVTLRGGRLPLLRRNRIGGAVSLAVYMIGFSLAYMTLDAGLGALILFGVVQITMFTYAALTGATPTGRQISGAVAAFAGLVVVLWPDGQSSTDIIGAGLMVLAGMGWAAYTIIGRTSGDPLAATSANFLLCLPFMLILPAFAGGHFTATGMLMAALCGGVTSGLGYALWYAVLTRLDGATAAVAQLSVPIIAILAGSILLGEPLSLTLLLATALVLGGIAWALSARSAPTGHR; the protein is encoded by the coding sequence ATGCAGCTTTTCCTTCTCTCCGCCCTCACCATGTGCGCCTTTGCGGCCAATTCCATTCTGACGAGAATGGCGATTGATGGGGGGCATATTGATCCCGCGGGATTTGCTCTTGTCCGGGTCGGTGCGGGCGCCATCGTACTGGCGGTCTTGGTCACGCTGCGGGGCGGACGGTTGCCGCTGTTGCGGCGCAACCGGATCGGCGGAGCAGTGAGCTTGGCTGTCTATATGATCGGTTTCAGTCTTGCTTACATGACGTTGGATGCCGGATTGGGGGCCCTTATTCTATTCGGTGTGGTGCAGATCACCATGTTCACATACGCCGCGCTTACCGGTGCGACACCAACAGGACGGCAAATATCAGGCGCGGTAGCGGCCTTTGCTGGGCTGGTGGTCGTTCTCTGGCCGGACGGGCAGAGTTCAACAGATATCATTGGTGCCGGGCTTATGGTGCTCGCTGGAATGGGGTGGGCGGCCTATACGATCATTGGTCGCACATCGGGCGATCCTTTGGCGGCGACTTCGGCCAACTTTCTTCTTTGCCTACCTTTTATGCTTATTTTGCCTGCGTTTGCAGGCGGGCATTTCACCGCGACTGGCATGTTAATGGCTGCGCTCTGCGGCGGGGTGACTTCGGGCCTTGGTTACGCTTTGTGGTATGCGGTGTTGACCCGGCTTGATGGCGCTACGGCTGCAGTTGCGCAACTCAGTGTGCCGATTATCGCCATCCTTGCCGGCTCTATACTTTTGGGAGAACCGCTCAGTCTTACCCTGCTTCTGGCGACTGCGTTGGTCTTGGGCGGGATTGCTTGGGCGCTTAGCGCAAGATCGGCTCCAACGGGTCATAGGTAA
- a CDS encoding NUDIX hydrolase — MPMPRPCPRLAARAILLHEGRLLLVNAYADNRLGLMCAPGGGVEAGASLPDNLRREVFEETGLDISVGAPCLVNEFHDPEGDFHQVDIYFRCHLLGPAEIAPDWQDREAIVTRHQWVTQAELAQIPHKPDSLGSVAFAPADAAITYDPLEPILR; from the coding sequence ATGCCGATGCCCCGCCCCTGTCCCCGATTGGCTGCCCGCGCAATACTGCTGCACGAAGGTCGGCTGCTGCTGGTGAACGCTTATGCCGACAACCGGCTCGGCCTGATGTGCGCCCCCGGTGGCGGAGTAGAGGCCGGTGCCTCCCTGCCCGACAATCTGCGGCGCGAGGTTTTTGAAGAGACCGGTTTGGATATCTCCGTAGGGGCTCCTTGTCTGGTGAATGAATTTCACGACCCCGAAGGCGATTTTCATCAAGTTGATATATATTTTCGCTGTCACCTACTCGGCCCAGCCGAAATCGCCCCCGACTGGCAGGATCGCGAGGCCATTGTCACCCGCCATCAATGGGTAACCCAAGCCGAACTGGCGCAGATACCGCATAAGCCTGACAGCCTTGGTTCGGTTGCTTTCGCTCCTGCGGATGCGGCGATTACCTATGACCCGTTGGAGCCGATCTTGCGCTAA